The following proteins come from a genomic window of Micromonospora echinofusca:
- a CDS encoding cytochrome ubiquinol oxidase subunit I codes for MDALDVARWQFGVTTVYHFLFVPLTIGLSVLVAILQTMWHRTGDEKYLKLTKFYGKLFLINFAMGVVTGIVQEFQFGMNWSDYSRFVGDIFGAPLAIEALVAFFLESTFIGLWIFGWDRLPKRLHLASIWAAAIGTNLSAYFILAANSFMQNPVGYRINPETGRAELTDFVAVLTNKVAMITFPHTIAGAFLVAGSLLVAVAMWHLVRNRDSADTPAYRFAAKFGSWVTLVSAAAVALTGDIQGKIMTEVQPMKMAAAEGLYTTESPASFSVLTVGSLDGSRELFALKIPHLLSWLGTGDPNGTVQGINDLQAQYAAQYGAGSYTPIIPVTYWSFRFMIGFGMAAAAIALLVLWSQRKGRTPTSKWLLRAGLVMPLLPLAANSFGWIFTEMGRQPWIVFGEMLTRDGVSRSVSLTEVLTSFTAFTLIYAALAVVEVKLLLRYAKAGVPDLTPDPEIDDTHDDAERPLAFAY; via the coding sequence GTGGACGCGTTGGACGTCGCCCGCTGGCAGTTCGGTGTCACCACCGTCTACCACTTTCTCTTCGTGCCGCTGACCATCGGCCTGTCCGTACTGGTGGCGATCCTCCAGACGATGTGGCACCGCACCGGCGACGAGAAGTACCTGAAGCTCACCAAGTTCTACGGCAAGCTCTTCCTGATCAACTTCGCCATGGGCGTGGTGACCGGCATCGTGCAGGAGTTCCAGTTCGGCATGAACTGGAGCGACTACTCCCGCTTCGTCGGCGACATCTTCGGCGCCCCCCTGGCGATCGAGGCGCTGGTCGCGTTCTTCCTGGAGTCGACCTTCATCGGCCTGTGGATCTTCGGCTGGGACCGGCTGCCCAAGCGGCTGCACCTGGCCAGCATCTGGGCCGCGGCGATCGGCACCAACCTCAGCGCCTACTTCATCCTCGCGGCGAACTCGTTCATGCAGAACCCGGTCGGCTACCGGATCAACCCCGAGACCGGCCGCGCCGAACTCACCGACTTCGTGGCCGTGCTGACCAACAAGGTCGCCATGATCACCTTCCCGCACACCATCGCCGGCGCGTTCCTGGTGGCCGGATCCCTGCTGGTCGCCGTCGCCATGTGGCACCTGGTACGCAACCGCGACTCCGCCGACACCCCCGCCTACCGCTTCGCCGCGAAGTTCGGCTCCTGGGTCACCCTGGTCTCCGCCGCCGCCGTCGCCCTCACCGGCGACATCCAGGGCAAGATCATGACCGAGGTCCAGCCCATGAAGATGGCCGCCGCCGAGGGCCTCTACACCACCGAGAGCCCCGCCTCGTTCTCCGTCCTGACCGTCGGCAGCCTCGACGGCAGCCGCGAACTGTTCGCCCTCAAGATCCCGCACCTGCTGTCCTGGCTGGGCACCGGCGACCCCAACGGCACCGTGCAGGGCATCAACGACCTACAGGCCCAGTACGCCGCCCAGTACGGCGCCGGCAGCTACACCCCGATCATCCCGGTCACCTACTGGAGCTTCCGCTTCATGATCGGCTTCGGGATGGCCGCCGCCGCCATCGCCCTGCTGGTGCTCTGGAGCCAGCGCAAGGGCCGCACCCCCACCAGCAAGTGGCTGCTGCGCGCCGGCCTGGTCATGCCCCTGCTGCCGCTGGCAGCGAACTCCTTCGGCTGGATCTTCACCGAGATGGGCCGCCAGCCGTGGATCGTCTTCGGCGAGATGCTCACCCGCGACGGCGTGTCCCGCAGCGTCTCGCTGACCGAGGTGCTCACCTCGTTCACCGCCTTCACCCTCATCTACGCCGCCCTCGCCGTCGTCGAGGTCAAGCTGCTGCTGCGCTACGCCAAGGCCGGCGTACCCGACCTGACCCCGGACCCCGAGATCGACGACACCCACGACGACGCCGAGCGCCCGCTCGCGTTCGCCTACTGA
- a CDS encoding lysophospholipid acyltransferase family protein produces MDTTRPTWQPPLIWRAAQLLARVVVALLARLEVSGDVPEALRRGPLILAANHISPFDPVVLAAACRARGVSPRIMATGGLFRTPVIGAAMRRAGHLRVDRGTAAVGRALDDASAAVSGGSVILVYPEGRIGLDPGMWPERGKTGTARLALACGAPVIPVAQWGCHEVVPYRAPKGLLGGIARSLVRRPVVRVHFGDPVDLADLTPAAPGAALRATDRIIDAITDSLAPLRPDEPDRPRHVDPGRPVDTSRSQRRRRA; encoded by the coding sequence ATGGACACCACCCGCCCGACCTGGCAGCCGCCCCTGATCTGGCGTGCCGCACAGCTGCTCGCCCGCGTCGTCGTCGCGCTCCTGGCCCGCCTCGAGGTCAGCGGCGACGTGCCCGAGGCGCTGCGCCGGGGCCCGCTGATCCTGGCCGCCAACCACATCAGCCCGTTCGACCCCGTCGTGCTCGCCGCCGCCTGCCGCGCCCGGGGGGTCTCCCCCCGGATCATGGCCACCGGCGGACTGTTCCGCACCCCCGTCATCGGCGCCGCGATGCGCCGCGCCGGGCACCTGCGTGTCGACCGGGGCACCGCCGCCGTCGGGCGTGCCCTCGACGACGCCTCGGCGGCGGTCTCCGGCGGCTCCGTGATCCTGGTCTACCCGGAGGGCCGCATCGGCCTGGACCCCGGCATGTGGCCCGAACGCGGCAAGACCGGCACCGCCCGCCTCGCCCTGGCCTGCGGCGCCCCGGTCATCCCCGTCGCCCAGTGGGGCTGCCACGAGGTGGTGCCCTACCGCGCTCCCAAGGGCCTACTGGGGGGCATCGCCCGTTCCCTGGTGCGCCGTCCCGTCGTGCGGGTGCACTTCGGCGACCCGGTGGACCTCGCCGACCTGACGCCGGCAGCCCCGGGCGCCGCCCTGCGCGCCACCGACCGGATCATCGACGCCATCACCGATTCGCTGGCGCCGCTGCGGCCCGACGAGCCCGACAGGCCCCGCCACGTCGACCCGGGTCGCCCGGTCGACACCAGCCGCTCCCAGCGCCGCAGGAGAGCCTGA
- a CDS encoding glycerophosphodiester phosphodiesterase, with protein sequence MNHAYLDGPAPLAFAHRGGAAEGDENTAAAFARAVGLGYRYVETDVHGTADGVAVVFHDATLSRVTGEAGRIAELRWADLASVRVGGAAVVPRLDEVLDAWPQVRFNIDVKADGGVEATVSTIARADAGDRVLLASFSDARLARLRALTQGRVASSLGMREVARLRMASLTGRPLRLPPSVVAAQVPVRYGRLPVVDRRFLRHAHRLGLHVHVWTIDEPAEMHELLDLGVDGIMTDHVGVLRDVYRSRGHWAA encoded by the coding sequence GTGAACCACGCCTACCTGGACGGGCCCGCACCGCTGGCGTTCGCCCACCGCGGCGGCGCCGCCGAGGGCGACGAGAACACCGCGGCGGCGTTCGCCCGGGCGGTCGGGCTCGGCTACCGCTACGTCGAGACCGACGTGCACGGCACCGCCGACGGCGTCGCGGTGGTCTTCCACGACGCCACGCTGAGCCGGGTCACCGGCGAGGCGGGGCGCATCGCCGAGCTGCGCTGGGCCGACCTGGCCTCGGTACGCGTCGGCGGCGCCGCCGTGGTCCCCCGCCTCGACGAGGTCCTCGACGCCTGGCCGCAGGTGCGGTTCAACATCGACGTCAAGGCCGACGGCGGTGTGGAGGCGACCGTGTCCACCATCGCCCGCGCCGACGCCGGCGACCGGGTGCTGCTCGCCTCCTTCAGCGACGCGCGGCTGGCCCGGCTGCGCGCCCTGACCCAGGGCCGCGTCGCCAGCAGCCTCGGCATGCGCGAAGTGGCCCGGCTGCGGATGGCGTCGCTGACCGGCCGGCCGCTGCGCCTGCCCCCGTCGGTGGTCGCCGCGCAGGTGCCGGTGCGCTACGGACGCCTGCCCGTGGTGGACCGCCGGTTCCTGCGTCACGCCCACCGACTCGGCCTGCACGTGCACGTCTGGACGATCGACGAACCTGCCGAGATGCACGAGTTACTTGATCTTGGAGTGGATGGCATCATGACCGATCACGTCGGCGTGCTGCGCGACGTCTACCGCAGCCGCGGCCACTGGGCCGCCTGA
- a CDS encoding MFS transporter, with translation MAETVTPAVDDTPAPTSTRRERSGWYFYDWAMSAFSTTVITVFLGPFLTTVTKLAAGCELGADDCTGHVYPLGIKVAAGSYFPYLVSLSVFLTVFALPVVGAIADRSAHKKRLLAAAAFTGAAATVGMLFVTGDRYLLGGALFMIANIAFGAGVVVYNSFLPQLGGPDDRDGISSRGWALGYLGGGLLLALNLVAVSMLGEEGNHQRTLDLARWSIVSAGLWWAVFTLIPLRWLREHPTAAALAGGNPVTDGFRQLGRTLREIKAYPLTLFFLLAFLVYNDGIQTVIALASQYGTEELKLGQSTLIVTILLVQFLAFGGALLLGALAKRIGAWKTVLISLVLWTGVILGAFRLPAEAPLPFMILGAAIGLVLGGSQALSRSLFSQLIPAGKEGEYYGFYEISDKGTSWLGPLAFGIVFQLTNSYRVGLVSLLIFFVVGFLLLLAVPMRRAILAAGNTPPRVL, from the coding sequence ATGGCCGAGACCGTCACCCCCGCGGTGGACGACACCCCCGCCCCGACGAGCACCCGCCGCGAACGCAGCGGCTGGTACTTCTACGACTGGGCGATGTCCGCCTTCTCCACCACCGTGATCACCGTGTTCCTCGGCCCGTTCCTGACCACCGTCACGAAACTCGCCGCCGGCTGCGAACTGGGCGCGGACGATTGCACCGGCCACGTCTACCCGCTGGGCATCAAGGTCGCCGCCGGCTCGTACTTTCCGTACCTGGTGTCGCTGTCGGTGTTCCTCACCGTGTTCGCCCTGCCGGTCGTCGGCGCGATCGCCGACCGGTCGGCGCACAAGAAGCGGCTGCTCGCCGCCGCCGCGTTCACCGGCGCCGCCGCCACCGTCGGCATGCTCTTCGTCACCGGCGACCGGTACCTGCTCGGCGGCGCGCTGTTCATGATCGCCAACATCGCCTTCGGCGCCGGGGTGGTGGTCTACAACTCCTTCCTGCCGCAGCTCGGCGGCCCCGACGACCGCGACGGCATCTCCAGCCGCGGCTGGGCGCTGGGCTACCTGGGCGGCGGCCTGCTGCTGGCGCTCAACCTCGTCGCGGTCAGCATGCTCGGCGAGGAGGGCAACCACCAGCGCACCCTCGACCTGGCCCGCTGGTCGATCGTGTCCGCCGGGCTGTGGTGGGCGGTGTTCACCCTGATCCCGCTGCGCTGGCTGCGCGAGCACCCCACCGCCGCCGCGCTGGCCGGCGGCAACCCGGTCACCGACGGGTTCCGGCAGCTCGGCCGCACCCTGCGCGAGATCAAGGCGTACCCGCTGACGCTGTTCTTCCTGCTGGCGTTCCTGGTCTACAACGACGGCATCCAGACCGTCATCGCCCTGGCCAGCCAGTACGGCACCGAGGAGCTCAAGCTCGGGCAGAGCACCCTGATCGTCACCATCCTGCTGGTGCAGTTCCTCGCCTTCGGCGGCGCGCTGCTGCTCGGCGCCCTCGCCAAGCGCATCGGCGCCTGGAAGACCGTGCTGATCAGCCTGGTGCTGTGGACCGGGGTGATCCTCGGCGCGTTCCGGCTGCCCGCCGAGGCGCCGCTGCCGTTCATGATCCTCGGTGCCGCCATCGGCCTGGTGCTCGGCGGCAGCCAGGCCCTGAGCCGGTCGCTGTTCAGCCAGCTCATCCCCGCCGGCAAGGAGGGCGAGTACTACGGCTTCTACGAGATCAGCGACAAGGGCACCAGCTGGCTCGGGCCGCTGGCGTTCGGCATCGTGTTCCAGCTCACCAACTCCTACCGGGTGGGCCTGGTGTCCCTGCTGATCTTCTTCGTCGTCGGGTTCCTGCTGCTGCTGGCCGTGCCGATGCGCCGGGCGATCCTCGCCGCCGGCAACACCCCGCCCCGGGTGCTCTGA
- a CDS encoding thymidine kinase, whose protein sequence is MTHHAAAPTCLARPPLGPDDSPAGCAAARGVDGRPLHAAALKFFWGPMDCGKSTMALQMNHNHSRQGRRGLVTTRIDRSLGPQVTTRIGLAHEAVEVTDELDLRTLVRDTWAEGVRVDYLICDEASFYNLEHIEQMAELVDSYDVDVYAFGLATDFRSCLFPAAQRLFELADEVARIQVEVLCWCGREGLLNARVVDGRVVREGLQVVIGDTVDSAEVRYQVLCRRHYRAGELGPR, encoded by the coding sequence GTGACCCACCACGCCGCCGCCCCGACCTGCCTGGCGCGCCCGCCGCTGGGCCCCGACGACTCCCCCGCCGGGTGCGCCGCGGCGCGGGGCGTGGACGGGCGCCCGCTGCACGCCGCGGCGTTGAAGTTCTTCTGGGGGCCCATGGACTGCGGCAAGTCCACGATGGCGTTGCAGATGAACCACAACCACTCCCGGCAGGGCCGCCGCGGCCTCGTCACCACCCGCATCGACCGCTCGCTCGGCCCGCAGGTCACCACCCGCATCGGCCTGGCCCACGAGGCCGTCGAGGTCACCGACGAGCTGGACCTGCGTACGCTGGTGCGCGACACCTGGGCCGAGGGCGTACGCGTCGACTACCTGATCTGCGACGAGGCGTCGTTCTACAACCTGGAGCACATCGAGCAGATGGCCGAGCTGGTCGACAGCTACGACGTCGACGTGTACGCGTTCGGGCTGGCCACCGACTTCCGCTCGTGCCTGTTCCCCGCCGCGCAACGGCTGTTCGAGCTCGCCGACGAGGTCGCCCGCATCCAGGTCGAGGTGCTCTGCTGGTGCGGCCGTGAAGGGCTGCTCAACGCCCGGGTGGTCGACGGCCGGGTGGTCCGTGAGGGCCTGCAGGTCGTCATCGGCGACACCGTGGACAGCGCCGAGGTGCGCTACCAGGTGCTCTGCCGCCGGCACTACCGCGCGGGCGAGCTCGGGCCCCGCTGA
- a CDS encoding Rv0361 family membrane protein yields MGAEQPWNRPARRRRPVRTGLVFAGVTVLLCCVGVAGLGAWNVQVVTQASGPVRETADGFLRSVAAGDTDGAYDRLCADARSRWSPIGFTSWLRTPPVVKGYEIVDVSVATRGGRPRGTVTVRLTRDSGLTEERKLSVVREDGDWRVCGDPY; encoded by the coding sequence GTGGGCGCTGAGCAGCCGTGGAACCGGCCGGCCCGGCGGCGTCGCCCGGTGCGTACCGGGTTGGTGTTCGCGGGCGTGACCGTGCTGCTGTGCTGCGTCGGGGTGGCGGGGCTGGGCGCCTGGAACGTGCAGGTGGTCACGCAGGCCAGCGGCCCGGTGCGGGAGACCGCCGACGGATTCCTGCGGTCGGTGGCGGCGGGCGACACCGACGGCGCGTACGACCGGCTCTGCGCCGACGCGCGCAGCCGGTGGAGCCCGATCGGGTTCACCAGCTGGCTGCGTACGCCGCCGGTGGTCAAGGGCTACGAGATCGTCGACGTGTCGGTGGCGACCCGCGGTGGGCGCCCGCGCGGCACGGTGACGGTGCGCCTGACCCGCGACAGCGGTCTCACCGAGGAGCGCAAGCTGTCGGTCGTACGCGAGGACGGCGACTGGCGGGTGTGCGGCGACCCGTACTGA
- a CDS encoding response regulator → MTTRILLADDHALVRRGVRLILDSEPDLTVVAEAGDGAEAIALAHSERPDLAILDIAMPRLTGLQAARELSRQQPGLRILILTMYDNEQYFFEALKVGANGYVLKSVADRDLVEACRAAVRDEPFLYPGAINALIRTYLERSARGESLPARTITEREEEILKLVAEGHSSKEIARLLFISVKTVERHRANLLQKLGLRDRLELTRYAIRAGLIEA, encoded by the coding sequence GTGACCACCCGCATCCTGCTCGCCGACGACCACGCCCTGGTGCGTCGGGGCGTACGCCTCATCCTCGACAGCGAGCCGGACCTGACGGTCGTGGCCGAGGCCGGCGACGGCGCGGAGGCCATCGCCCTGGCCCACAGCGAGCGGCCCGACCTGGCGATCCTCGACATCGCCATGCCCCGGCTGACCGGTCTGCAGGCCGCCCGGGAGCTGTCGCGACAGCAGCCGGGCCTGCGCATCCTCATCCTGACGATGTACGACAACGAGCAGTACTTCTTCGAGGCCCTCAAGGTCGGCGCGAACGGCTACGTGCTCAAGTCCGTGGCCGACCGCGACCTGGTGGAGGCGTGCCGCGCCGCCGTACGCGACGAGCCGTTCCTGTATCCCGGTGCCATCAACGCCCTCATCCGCACCTACCTGGAGCGCAGCGCCCGGGGCGAGAGCCTGCCGGCCAGGACCATCACCGAACGCGAGGAGGAGATCCTCAAGCTCGTCGCCGAGGGGCACTCCTCCAAGGAGATCGCCCGTCTGCTGTTCATCAGCGTCAAGACCGTCGAACGGCACCGGGCCAACCTGTTGCAGAAGCTCGGCCTCAGGGACCGGCTGGAGCTGACCCGCTACGCCATCCGGGCCGGGCTCATCGAGGCGTGA
- a CDS encoding HAMP domain-containing sensor histidine kinase gives MSLFWRIFLLNAAVLVAATLLLLGPVTVSTPVLLTEAVVLTVGLAAMLVANAALLRVGLAPLHRLTRAMTTLDLLQPEPRPVPAGQAGIADLIRAFNAMIDRLEAERATSAASALSAQEAERRRVAQELHDEVGQTLTAVLLELKQVARHAPEPVRAQLAQVQETTRDSLDEIRRIARRLRPGVLEELGLTSALKALVTEVTGHTDLSVRQHLDADLPALDGEAELVIYRVAQEALTNTVRHARATTVELSLARQPGHVQLRVRDDGRGVGDAAEGAGVRGMRERALLIGAQLSVAPGPDGGTEVRLRVPLGGREHRS, from the coding sequence GTGTCGCTGTTCTGGCGGATCTTCCTGCTCAACGCCGCCGTGCTCGTCGCCGCCACGTTGCTGCTGCTCGGCCCGGTCACGGTGTCCACCCCCGTCCTGCTCACCGAGGCGGTGGTCCTGACCGTGGGCCTGGCCGCGATGCTGGTGGCCAACGCCGCGCTGCTGCGCGTCGGCCTCGCGCCGCTGCACCGGCTGACCCGGGCCATGACCACGCTCGACCTGCTTCAGCCCGAGCCCCGCCCGGTGCCGGCCGGGCAGGCCGGCATCGCGGACCTGATCCGCGCCTTCAACGCGATGATCGACCGGTTGGAGGCGGAGCGGGCCACCAGCGCCGCCAGCGCCCTGTCCGCCCAGGAGGCCGAGCGCCGCCGCGTCGCCCAGGAACTGCACGACGAGGTCGGTCAGACGCTGACCGCGGTCCTGCTCGAACTCAAGCAGGTCGCCCGGCACGCGCCCGAACCGGTCCGCGCCCAGCTCGCCCAGGTGCAGGAGACCACCCGCGACAGCCTCGACGAGATCCGCCGCATCGCGCGCCGGCTGCGCCCCGGCGTACTGGAGGAACTCGGCCTGACCAGTGCCCTGAAGGCCCTCGTCACGGAGGTCACCGGCCACACGGACCTGTCCGTGCGCCAGCACCTCGACGCGGACCTGCCCGCCCTCGACGGCGAGGCCGAGCTGGTGATCTACCGGGTGGCGCAGGAGGCCCTGACCAACACCGTGCGCCACGCCCGGGCCACCACCGTCGAGCTGTCGCTGGCCCGTCAGCCGGGCCACGTGCAGCTGCGCGTCCGCGACGACGGCCGGGGCGTCGGCGACGCCGCCGAGGGTGCCGGCGTACGGGGCATGCGCGAGCGCGCCCTGCTCATCGGCGCCCAGCTCAGCGTGGCGCCCGGCCCCGACGGCGGCACCGAGGTGCGGCTGCGGGTGCCCCTCGGCGGCCGGGAGCACCGGTCGTGA
- a CDS encoding cation:proton antiporter regulatory subunit, whose translation MQIERVPLPGVGVGYTVHTEQGQVLGIVCHRGGRRDVVVYAPGDPDTVERSVTLSPAEAQEVAELLHPIATVDHVTHLQRHREAISVAELPVTAASPYDGRTLAEAVARTHGVSVIAVVRDGRTTTAPGLGHVLVHGDVLVVAGAQPSIGALSRALVHAEL comes from the coding sequence ATGCAGATAGAACGAGTGCCGCTGCCCGGCGTCGGCGTCGGCTACACCGTGCACACCGAGCAAGGCCAGGTGCTCGGGATCGTCTGCCACCGTGGCGGCCGACGCGACGTCGTCGTCTACGCGCCCGGCGACCCGGACACCGTGGAACGGTCCGTGACCCTGAGCCCGGCGGAGGCGCAGGAGGTGGCGGAGCTGCTGCACCCGATCGCCACCGTCGACCACGTCACCCACCTGCAGCGGCACCGGGAGGCGATCAGCGTCGCCGAGCTGCCCGTCACGGCCGCGTCGCCCTACGACGGGCGGACCCTGGCCGAGGCCGTCGCGCGTACCCACGGGGTCAGCGTCATCGCCGTCGTGCGCGACGGGCGGACGACCACCGCTCCGGGGCTCGGGCACGTCCTCGTCCACGGCGACGTCCTGGTCGTCGCCGGGGCCCAGCCGAGCATCGGCGCGCTGAGCCGCGCGCTGGTCCACGCCGAGCTGTAG